The sequence GACGATCCGCGCTTCACCATCTATGTCGTGGTCCACGAACCCAAGAGCGGAGGTGGAGGTTCTGTGGGTGGTCCGGCATTCTCGAAGCTGATGAGTTACACGTTGCGCCGTTACGGAGTTCCGCCCACCGGGTCGGAGACGCCCACGATCAAGACCGAGTGGTGATGGCCGGGGAGGAGACGGCACCCCGCGGGGGTGCCGCATCAGCCACGCGTCCCCGGGACACGCCACCGGTCCGGCTCACCGACCTGGCGGCCCGGGTCGGGTCCACCGCGTCCGGCGAGGCGGACGTCACCGGCATCACGCTGGACTCGCGCCGCGTCCAGCCCGGCGACCTCTACGCCGCCCTGCCCGGCAGCACCGTGCACGGGGCCCAGTTCGTCCCGCAGGCGCGGGACGCGGGCGCGGTGGCGGTGGTGACCGACGAGGTCGGTGCCGCCCACGTGCCGCCCGAGCTGCCGGTCGTGGTGGTGGCATCGCCCCGTGCCGTGCTCGGCGCCCTGGCCGCCGGCGTCTACGACGAGCCGGCGCGCTCGATGGCGATGGTCGGCGTCACCGGTACCCAGGGCAAGACCACCATCACCCGGCTGCTCGAGTCGGGCATGGAGCTGGCCGGGGTCGCCTCGGCGGTGGTCGGCACGGTCGGCACCCGCGTGTGCGGCGAGGACCTGGCGACGGCGCTCACGACACCGGAGGCGCCCGACCTCCACGGCCTGTTCGGACTGATGCGCGAGCGCGAGGTGCGCTGCTGCGCCATCGAGGTCTCCAGCCACGCCCTGGTGCTGGGACGGGTGGACGGCGTGCGCTTCGACGTCGCCGTGTTCACCAACCTCGGGCGGGACCACCTGGACTTCCACGCCGACGTCGAGGACTACTACCGCGCCAAGGCCGAGCTGTTCACGCCCGAGCGTGCGCGCCTCGGGCTGGTCGACATCGACGACGCCCACGGGCGCCGGCTGGTCGAGGAGGCACGGATCCCGATCCGCACGCTGTCGGCGCGCGGCAGCGACGCGGACTGGACCGCGACCGACCTGCACCTCGGGCCCGACGGATCCCGGTTCACGCTGCACGGACCCGGTGTCGGGCCACTCCCGGTGACGGTCGCGCTGCCCGGCGACTTCAACGTCGCCAACGCCCTCGCGGCCATCGCCGCCGCCACCGAGGCCGGGTTCGACGCGGCCGAGGTGGCGGCCGGTATCGCCGCGACCGGCGGCGTGCCCGGACGGCTGGAACGCGTCGACACCGACACCGACTACACCGTCGTCGTCGACTACGCCCACAAGCCGGATGCGGTGGCAGCGGTCCTGCACACCCTGCGCCCGGTGACCGACGGCCGGCTGATCCTGGTGATCGGCGCCGGTGGGGACCGCGACCGCGGCAAGCGGCCGCTGATGGGCGAGATCGCGGCCGCCTCGGCCGACGTACTCATCGTCACCGACGACAACCCCCGCAGCGAGGACCCGGCCGCGATCCGGGCCGAGATCCTCGCCGGTGCGGCCGGTGGCCGTGCCGAGGTGCGTGAGGTCGGCGGGCGGCGCGAGGCCATCGGGTCCGCACTGGACCTCGCCGGACCGGGCGACGTGGTGCTGGTCGCGGGCAAGGGTCACGAGACGGGCCAGGAGGTCGCCGGGGTGGTCCATCCCTTCGACGACCGTGCCGTGGTGCGGGAACTGGTGGCGGGCCGATGATCCCGCTGCGCCTGGACGAGATCGCCGCGATCGTGGGGGGCGAGGTCCACGGCGACCCCGCGACGTTGGTCACCGGCGCGGCGTACGTCGACACCCGGGAGGCCGTGGCCGGCGGCCTCTTCGTCGCGATCGCGGGTGAGCACGTGGACGGCCACGAGTTCACCGACGGGGCGCACGCGGTGCTGGGTTCCCGTCCGACCTCGGCGCCCACAGTGGTCGTGGACGACCAGGTGGCCGCTCTGGGTCGGCTGGCCCGGGAGGTAGTGGGTCGGATCGACGCCCGCGTGCTCGCGTTGACCGGGTCGCAGGGCAAGACCGGCACGAAGGACTACCTCGCCGCGGTGCTGCGCGCCCTGGTCGGCGCGGACCGTGTCGTGGCCACCGCCGCCAACCACAACAACGAGATCGGCGTGCCCCTGACGGTCCTGGCCGCCGATGCCGGCACCACCCACCTCGTGGTCGAGATGGGGGCGCGGGGACGCGGCCACATCGCCTACCTGTGCGAGATCGCGCCGCCGGACGTCGCGGCGGTGCTCAACATCGGCAGCGCCCACGTGGGCGAGTTCGGCAGCCGCGAGGCGATCGCGGAGGCCAAGGGCGAGATCGTCGCGGCGCTGGGCGCCGGGGGCACCGCGGTCCTCAACGCCGACGACCCGCTCACGCTGGCCCAGCGGGACCGCAGCACGGCCGGCGCGCTCACCTTCGGCAGCCGGGGCGACGTCGCGTGGCGCGAGCTCCGGCTCGACGACCTCGGTCGCCCCGCCTTCGAGATCGGGTACGACGGCCACTGGTTCCCGGTGCAGCTGCGCCAGACCGGTGCCCACCAGGTCGCCAACGCCGCGGCGGCCGCCGCCTTCGCGGTGGCTGCCGGGGAGTCCCTCGAGGCGGTCGCGCACGCGCTGTCCGAGGTCGAGTCCGCGTCCCGGTGGCGCATGGAGGTGACCGAGCGACCCGACGGCCTGGTGGTCATCAACGACGCCTACAACGCCAACCCCGAGTCGATGCGCGCCGCGCTGGAGGCACTGGTCGCGGTCGGTGCGAGGCGGGGGCGACGCACCGTCGCGGTGCTGGGGGAGATGCGTGAGCTCGGCGCCGAGCACGAGAGCGGTCACCGGGCGGTCGGAGCAGCCGCGGTGGAGCTGGGGGTCGACGTGGTGCTCGCCGTCGGCGCCGGGGGCGCCGGCATCGTGGCGGGGTTCCGGGAGGCCCGTGGCGACACCACGGCCGTCGAGGTCGCGGGCACTGACGACGCGCTGGAGTGGTTGCGGCACAATGCCGGGGCCGGCGACGTGGTGTTGGTGAAGGCATCGCGCGGGGTCGCGCTCGAACGCGTCGCCGACGGGCTGGTCGACGACACGGGAGAAGGGACGGCGCAGTGCTAGCGATCCTGTTCGGTGGGGGACTGGCGCTGCTGGTGTCCCTGCTCGGCACCCGGGTGGCGATCAACCTCTTCACCCGGCTGGGCTACGGCCAGGAGATCCGGGAGGACGGTCCGACCACCCACCACACCAAGCGGGGGACGCCCACGATGGGGGGCGTGGTGGTCATCATCGCCACCCTGATCGGCTACCTCGGGGCGAAGGTCCTCGACTCGATCCGGCTCGGCGACGTCGCGCTGCCCTCCGCCTCGGCCTGGCTGCTCCTGCTGGCGTTCGTCGGCATGGGGCTCGTCGGGTTCCTCGACGACTTCATCAAGGTCTTCAAGCAGCGCAACCTGGGCCTGCGCAGCAAGGCGAAGATGATCGGCCAGACGGTCATCGCCGTCACCTTCGGTGCGCTCGCCCTCTCGCCCTGGCTGGAGGACGAGAACGGTCGCCGGCCGGCCTCGGAGAAGGTGTCCTTCCTGCGCGAGATCGACTGGCTGGCGCTGCCGACCGTCCTCGCCGTCGTGCTGGTCTGGTTCTTCCTCACCGGCTTCAGCAACGCCGTCAACATCACTGACGGGCTCGACGGCCTCGCCGCGGGTGCGAGCGTGCTGGTGTTCGGTGCCTACACGCTCCTCAACATCTTCCAGAACCAGAACTTCTGCCAGAGCGACCCGAGCCCCGCCTGCTACAACGTGCGCGACCCCCTGGACCTCGCGATCATCGCCGCCGCGATCGGTGGCGCACTGATCGGCTTCTTGTGGTGGAACGCCTCGCCGGCCCAGATCTTCATGGGCGACACCGGTTCGCTCGCCCTCGGCGGTGCGCTGGCGGCGCTGGCGGTGCTCACCCGCACCGAGCTGCTGCTGGTGATCCTCGGTGGCCTGTTCGTGCTGGTCACGATGTCGGTGATGGTCCAGGTCACCTGCTTCAAGGTGACCAAGCGGTTCACCGGCGTCGGTCGACGGGTCTTCCGGATGACCCCCATCCACCACCACTTCGAGATGCTCGGCTGGGAGCAGGTCACGATCGTGATCCGGTTCTGGATCATCTGCGGCCTCTTCGTCGCCGTCGGCATCGGGCTGTTCTACGCCGACTGGGTCGCGCTCGGGGGAGCGGGATGAGTGCCCTCGACGCCACGACGCTGGGCCGCCACGACCGGTGGGACGGCGTCGACGCGACCGTGGCCGGCTTCGGGGCGAGCGGGTACGCCGCGACCGACAACCTCGGTTTCCTGGGAGCGACGGTGACGGCGCTCGCGGAGTCGGCCACCGAGGCGCAGCAGGAGCAGGCCGACCTCATGCGCACCCTCGGCGCGCGGGTCGAGATCGGTCCGGGAGCCACCGAGGTGCTGCCCGACCCGTGCGACGTCCTGGTCGTCTCACCCGGGTTCCGGCCGGACTCGCCGCTGGTCCGCCAGGCCGAGGAGCGCGGCGTACCGATCTGGAGCGAGCCCGAGCTCGCCTGGCGACTGCGTGACACCGAGCGCCCGGCCCCGTGGCTGGCGGTCACCGGCACCAACGGCAAGACCACCACCGTGCAGATGCTGGAGTCGATCCTGCGCGCCGCCGGCCTGCGGACGGTCGCCGCCGGCAACGTCGGCCTGCCGCTGACCGAGGCCGTGATGGACCCGGCGGCGTACGACGTCCTCGCGGTCGAGCTCTCCAGCTTCCAGCTGCACTTCGCCGACACCCTGGCCGCGGAGTCGGCAGCGGTGCTGAACCTCGCCGAGGACCACGTCGACTGGCACGGCTCCTTCGACGCCTATGCCGCCGACAAGGGCCGCATCTACGAGCAGGTCTGGAACGCGTGCGTCTACAACGCGATGGACCACCGCACCGAGGAACTCGTGCGCGAGGCCGACGTCGTGGAGGGCGCCCGGGCCGTCGGCTTCACCCTCGAGGTGCCACAGGTCGGCATGCTGGGCGTGGTGGAGGACATCCTGGTCGACCGCGCCTTCGTCGAGGAGCGCGCCACGAGCGCCGCCGAGCTGTGCACGATCGCCGACCTGGCCTCGCCCGCTCCCCACTTCGTGCAGAACGCGCTCGCGGCGGCGGCCCTCGCGCGTGCCCACGGCATCAGCCAGTCCGCGGTCCGGGAGGGGCTGCGTGCGTTCCGACCCGACGGTCACCGCATCGAGCTGGTGGCCAGCGGGGACGGCATCGACTGGATCGACGACTCCAAGGCGACCAACCCGCACGCGGCCGCCGCCTCCCTGGCGGCGTACGAGCAGGTGGTGTGGGTCGCCGGGGGGCTCGCCAAGGGTGCGCGGTTCGAGGAGTTGGTCCAGCGGGCCCGTCAGAGCCTGCGTGCGGTGGTCCTGATCGGCCGCGACCGGGCCGTGATCGCCGAGGCGCTGGAGCGACACGCACCCGATGTCCCGGTGATCGAGGTCGACGCCGGGGAGACTGGCACGGTCGACGGTGCCGGCCTGATGGCGCGTGTCGTCGGGGCAGCGGCCGAGGTCGCCCGGACGGGCGACACCGTGCTGTTGGCCCCGGGATGCGCATCCATGGACCAGTTCGCCGACTACAAGGCCCGGGGCGACGCGTTCGCAGCGGCGGTCCGGGCGGCCATCGCACGGCAGTGAGGGACGCCCACCGGGCCCCTGAGGACGAGGAGGGGACGCCATCACCATCGCGAACCCCGAGTCGGCACGCCGTCGCTGGCGCCTCCCGACCCCGCCCGCTCGCCGCACCGACGGGCCGGCCTGGTTGGCTGCGGCACGCGCCGCCCTCGACCGGCCGCTGACGACCTACTACCTGCTGCTGGGCGCCACCGCTCTGCTGCTCACCATCGGGCTGATCATGGTGCTCAGCGCCTCCAGCGTGTGGTCCTACACCCAGTTCGACGACTCCTACGTCACCGTGCGC comes from Nocardioides panacisoli and encodes:
- a CDS encoding UDP-N-acetylmuramoyl-L-alanyl-D-glutamate--2,6-diaminopimelate ligase gives rise to the protein MAGEETAPRGGAASATRPRDTPPVRLTDLAARVGSTASGEADVTGITLDSRRVQPGDLYAALPGSTVHGAQFVPQARDAGAVAVVTDEVGAAHVPPELPVVVVASPRAVLGALAAGVYDEPARSMAMVGVTGTQGKTTITRLLESGMELAGVASAVVGTVGTRVCGEDLATALTTPEAPDLHGLFGLMREREVRCCAIEVSSHALVLGRVDGVRFDVAVFTNLGRDHLDFHADVEDYYRAKAELFTPERARLGLVDIDDAHGRRLVEEARIPIRTLSARGSDADWTATDLHLGPDGSRFTLHGPGVGPLPVTVALPGDFNVANALAAIAAATEAGFDAAEVAAGIAATGGVPGRLERVDTDTDYTVVVDYAHKPDAVAAVLHTLRPVTDGRLILVIGAGGDRDRGKRPLMGEIAAASADVLIVTDDNPRSEDPAAIRAEILAGAAGGRAEVREVGGRREAIGSALDLAGPGDVVLVAGKGHETGQEVAGVVHPFDDRAVVRELVAGR
- a CDS encoding UDP-N-acetylmuramoyl-tripeptide--D-alanyl-D-alanine ligase; protein product: MIPLRLDEIAAIVGGEVHGDPATLVTGAAYVDTREAVAGGLFVAIAGEHVDGHEFTDGAHAVLGSRPTSAPTVVVDDQVAALGRLAREVVGRIDARVLALTGSQGKTGTKDYLAAVLRALVGADRVVATAANHNNEIGVPLTVLAADAGTTHLVVEMGARGRGHIAYLCEIAPPDVAAVLNIGSAHVGEFGSREAIAEAKGEIVAALGAGGTAVLNADDPLTLAQRDRSTAGALTFGSRGDVAWRELRLDDLGRPAFEIGYDGHWFPVQLRQTGAHQVANAAAAAAFAVAAGESLEAVAHALSEVESASRWRMEVTERPDGLVVINDAYNANPESMRAALEALVAVGARRGRRTVAVLGEMRELGAEHESGHRAVGAAAVELGVDVVLAVGAGGAGIVAGFREARGDTTAVEVAGTDDALEWLRHNAGAGDVVLVKASRGVALERVADGLVDDTGEGTAQC
- the mraY gene encoding phospho-N-acetylmuramoyl-pentapeptide-transferase, translating into MLAILFGGGLALLVSLLGTRVAINLFTRLGYGQEIREDGPTTHHTKRGTPTMGGVVVIIATLIGYLGAKVLDSIRLGDVALPSASAWLLLLAFVGMGLVGFLDDFIKVFKQRNLGLRSKAKMIGQTVIAVTFGALALSPWLEDENGRRPASEKVSFLREIDWLALPTVLAVVLVWFFLTGFSNAVNITDGLDGLAAGASVLVFGAYTLLNIFQNQNFCQSDPSPACYNVRDPLDLAIIAAAIGGALIGFLWWNASPAQIFMGDTGSLALGGALAALAVLTRTELLLVILGGLFVLVTMSVMVQVTCFKVTKRFTGVGRRVFRMTPIHHHFEMLGWEQVTIVIRFWIICGLFVAVGIGLFYADWVALGGAG
- the murD gene encoding UDP-N-acetylmuramoyl-L-alanine--D-glutamate ligase, yielding MSALDATTLGRHDRWDGVDATVAGFGASGYAATDNLGFLGATVTALAESATEAQQEQADLMRTLGARVEIGPGATEVLPDPCDVLVVSPGFRPDSPLVRQAEERGVPIWSEPELAWRLRDTERPAPWLAVTGTNGKTTTVQMLESILRAAGLRTVAAGNVGLPLTEAVMDPAAYDVLAVELSSFQLHFADTLAAESAAVLNLAEDHVDWHGSFDAYAADKGRIYEQVWNACVYNAMDHRTEELVREADVVEGARAVGFTLEVPQVGMLGVVEDILVDRAFVEERATSAAELCTIADLASPAPHFVQNALAAAALARAHGISQSAVREGLRAFRPDGHRIELVASGDGIDWIDDSKATNPHAAAASLAAYEQVVWVAGGLAKGARFEELVQRARQSLRAVVLIGRDRAVIAEALERHAPDVPVIEVDAGETGTVDGAGLMARVVGAAAEVARTGDTVLLAPGCASMDQFADYKARGDAFAAAVRAAIARQ